Proteins encoded together in one Lachnospiraceae bacterium JLR.KK008 window:
- a CDS encoding ABC transporter ATP-binding protein translates to MKEKALQVEHVSIDYYDLSHMSLAKSFRKGEVKKANVVRAVNDISFTVNKGEILGIVGRNGSGKTTLLRSIAGIFQPDEGEIDTKGNRVSLMAIGIGFNGNNTGRENILKSGMLLGCGLGYIREHMEEIIEFSELGDFIDRPVRTYSSGMYSKLSFAVTAILDTDIMLVDEVLSVGDERFRKKSYRKMEELMMSDRTVLIVSHATETLKKFCDKILWIDGGKYRMMGETGNVLAEYDKFMQL, encoded by the coding sequence ATGAAAGAAAAAGCATTGCAGGTAGAACATGTCAGTATTGATTATTATGATCTGTCGCACATGTCTCTGGCAAAGAGCTTCCGAAAAGGAGAGGTAAAAAAGGCGAACGTGGTGCGCGCTGTCAATGACATTTCTTTCACTGTAAATAAAGGAGAGATTCTCGGCATTGTCGGACGCAACGGTTCCGGCAAGACGACGCTTCTGCGCTCAATCGCAGGTATTTTTCAGCCGGACGAGGGCGAAATCGATACGAAAGGGAACCGGGTGTCACTGATGGCGATCGGTATCGGCTTTAACGGCAACAATACAGGCAGAGAGAATATTTTAAAGTCCGGGATGCTGCTGGGCTGCGGCCTCGGCTATATCAGAGAGCATATGGAAGAGATCATTGAATTTTCGGAATTGGGTGATTTTATTGACCGCCCGGTGCGTACTTATTCCAGCGGTATGTATTCCAAACTTTCATTCGCCGTCACGGCAATTCTGGACACGGATATTATGCTGGTGGATGAGGTGTTATCCGTGGGAGATGAGCGATTCCGCAAAAAAAGTTACAGGAAAATGGAAGAGCTGATGATGAGTGACCGTACGGTCCTTATTGTCTCTCATGCGACGGAGACATTGAAAAAATTCTGTGACAAGATACTCTGGATCGATGGCGGTAAATACCGGATGATGGGAGAGACAGGGAACGTTCTGGCTGAATATGATAAATTTATGCAGTTGTAA
- a CDS encoding ABC transporter permease: MTDRISYDNNTRKWIKVLKVILLVFFLTAMILLAVYPVKDQDVTVMIDMYGCTVSARFSADEIKESEQLCMDLSDHSDQGIREIRIYRIFKSVCVEKIPSGSLQEYAVINDNKITFNGKAGDMLRRISESFFAERLILAEILLALVMFLWILVNAFGERFDPNIRNNHSPIYEIKRFMKDIKRYGPFMVYAANADLKAEVANSYLNRLWWLLEPFFNMLVYVIVFGKVMGSSVENYATFVFSGLLMWNFFHKTINYSVKCVRSNRDIVTKVYVPKHVLLISNMILNFFKLLFSLIVLIPMLLIFHVRIGWCVFWLLPAYGVMILVSFGLGMFFLHYGVYIDDLGYAVGILLQMMMFLSGVFYDVITGLSVPLNVMMLVLNPVSMFVDTMRNALLGNVMANVPLIGVWTVLSLLLGYMGVHVVYKSENGYVKVV, encoded by the coding sequence TTGACTGACAGGATAAGTTACGACAACAACACACGAAAATGGATAAAAGTATTAAAAGTGATTCTTTTGGTTTTCTTTCTTACCGCAATGATCCTTTTGGCGGTATATCCGGTGAAGGATCAGGATGTGACAGTCATGATTGATATGTACGGCTGTACAGTTTCTGCTCGTTTTTCTGCCGATGAAATCAAAGAGTCAGAGCAGTTGTGTATGGACTTATCAGATCATTCCGATCAGGGAATCAGGGAGATCAGAATATATCGCATATTTAAAAGTGTGTGCGTGGAGAAGATACCGTCTGGCAGTTTGCAGGAGTACGCGGTGATTAATGATAACAAAATCACGTTTAATGGGAAAGCCGGCGACATGTTGCGGAGAATATCAGAATCTTTTTTTGCGGAGAGACTGATTCTGGCGGAAATATTGCTTGCACTCGTTATGTTTTTGTGGATCTTAGTCAACGCGTTTGGAGAGAGATTTGATCCAAATATTCGTAATAATCACAGCCCGATTTATGAGATAAAAAGATTTATGAAGGATATAAAAAGATATGGTCCTTTTATGGTATACGCGGCAAATGCGGATCTGAAGGCGGAAGTTGCCAATTCTTATCTGAATCGTCTCTGGTGGCTGTTGGAACCGTTTTTTAATATGCTTGTCTATGTGATCGTTTTCGGAAAAGTCATGGGAAGCTCGGTGGAAAATTATGCGACGTTTGTCTTTTCCGGCCTTCTGATGTGGAACTTTTTTCATAAAACGATCAATTACAGCGTAAAATGCGTTCGTTCCAACAGAGATATTGTAACGAAAGTGTATGTGCCAAAACATGTGCTGTTGATCTCGAATATGATCCTGAATTTCTTTAAACTGTTATTTTCTCTGATCGTACTCATACCAATGTTGTTGATCTTTCATGTACGGATCGGCTGGTGTGTCTTCTGGCTGCTGCCGGCATATGGGGTCATGATTCTGGTATCATTTGGTTTGGGCATGTTCTTCCTTCATTATGGCGTATACATCGATGATCTGGGATATGCGGTGGGAATTTTGCTGCAGATGATGATGTTTTTATCCGGCGTTTTTTATGATGTGATCACGGGCCTTTCGGTGCCATTGAATGTGATGATGCTTGTGCTCAATCCGGTATCCATGTTTGTGGATACGATGCGGAATGCATTGCTTGGCAATGTGATGGCGAATGTTCCGCTGATTGGGGTATGGACAGTGCTGTCCCTGCTTCTTGGCTATATGGGCGTTCATGTCGTATATAAGAGCGAAAACGGATATGTAAAGGTGGTATAG
- a CDS encoding Helicase associated domain protein: MNREGSAGKNRNRQQRRPFQEWLADAQIYRETYGDLLVPGEYVTPEGNRLGRWIERKRAQYNGVGSVNGQLYAGEIDALEAIGMVWKLEYRFPWEEWVRQAALYYHTYGNLEIPKGYVQGPYSLGNWLIEQKQRFAAGRLSERQVADLEQCGVCWELHTPREWEAWYTIARNYYEANGNLRVRANYVTEGGQRLGKWLCTQRECYHHRPGKRNLSDSEIRKLEAIGMIWSMERERYRRALSKQDKISVSQEAGISGCIRYDQKSTGTRIRGMRRLLRFSAGKVAKDLHMTKEDYMGYESGAGELSLETAVRLAAYYRVPLEYVLRGNWTVTGESGYARESVAILLLLRRSKTEKREKAIKILRACLTQ, encoded by the coding sequence ATGAACAGAGAAGGAAGCGCCGGGAAGAACAGAAACAGACAGCAGCGACGTCCCTTTCAGGAGTGGCTGGCGGACGCTCAGATCTATCGGGAGACCTATGGAGATCTGCTTGTACCGGGTGAGTATGTCACACCGGAGGGGAATCGTCTTGGCAGATGGATCGAGCGAAAACGGGCACAGTATAATGGCGTCGGTTCGGTCAATGGGCAATTATATGCCGGGGAGATCGATGCACTGGAAGCCATCGGTATGGTCTGGAAACTGGAGTACCGTTTCCCGTGGGAAGAATGGGTGCGGCAGGCGGCATTGTATTATCATACATATGGGAATCTGGAAATTCCCAAAGGGTATGTTCAGGGACCATACAGCCTAGGAAACTGGCTGATCGAACAGAAACAGAGATTTGCCGCAGGGCGGTTATCAGAGAGGCAGGTTGCAGACCTGGAACAGTGTGGGGTTTGCTGGGAGCTGCACACGCCGCGGGAGTGGGAAGCATGGTATACCATTGCCAGGAATTATTATGAGGCCAATGGCAATCTGCGGGTGCGCGCCAATTATGTGACAGAAGGCGGGCAGCGGCTCGGTAAATGGCTCTGTACACAGAGAGAATGTTACCATCATCGTCCCGGCAAGCGTAACCTGTCGGACAGTGAAATACGGAAACTGGAAGCGATCGGTATGATCTGGAGTATGGAGCGGGAGCGTTACCGCAGGGCTCTGTCAAAGCAGGACAAAATTTCAGTCTCACAGGAAGCAGGTATTTCCGGTTGTATTCGGTATGACCAAAAGAGCACAGGAACAAGGATACGCGGGATGCGCAGACTGCTTCGCTTTTCTGCAGGAAAAGTAGCAAAGGATCTGCATATGACAAAGGAGGATTATATGGGGTATGAATCCGGCGCAGGAGAATTGTCTCTGGAGACAGCGGTCCGGCTCGCCGCTTATTATCGTGTGCCGCTCGAATATGTGCTTCGCGGCAACTGGACAGTGACAGGAGAAAGCGGCTATGCGCGCGAGAGTGTGGCGATTTTGCTCCTGCTGCGCCGCAGTAAGACAGAAAAACGGGAAAAAGCCATAAAGATTCTCCGGGCCTGTCTGACACAGTAG
- a CDS encoding helix-turn-helix transcriptional regulator has protein sequence MKEESDLTDDKLDLRDRMRQMRLQREADCQEMARELGLEENAYLEMEEGKREIPLETILQAASFFQVTVDVLIYGRETASTESGEDKEILTLLESSAPEQRKMAFKLMQVYLEE, from the coding sequence ATGAAAGAAGAAAGTGACCTGACCGATGATAAACTTGATTTGAGAGACCGTATGAGACAGATGCGTCTGCAGAGAGAGGCCGACTGCCAGGAAATGGCCCGGGAACTTGGTCTGGAGGAAAATGCGTATCTGGAAATGGAAGAGGGGAAGCGGGAGATTCCGCTCGAGACGATATTACAGGCAGCCTCTTTTTTTCAGGTGACGGTCGATGTTTTGATCTATGGCAGGGAGACGGCATCGACGGAGAGCGGGGAAGATAAGGAGATTTTGACTCTTCTTGAGAGCAGTGCGCCGGAACAGAGAAAGATGGCGTTCAAACTCATGCAAGTGTATTTGGAGGAATAA
- the cysD gene encoding sulfate adenylyltransferase subunit CysD — protein sequence MSGLSHLDELEAEAIYIIREVAAECEKPVMLYSIGKDSSVMLHLAMKAFYPEKPPFPFLHIDTTWKFREMIDFRDRIAGEKGIEMLVYTNEEGIRQGINPFDHGAAYTDIMKTQALKQALDLYGFTAAFGGGRRDEEKSRAKERLFSFRNAAHAWDPKNQRPEMWKLYNTEIRKGESIRVFPISNWTEKDIWQYIRREAIDIVPLYFAAERPVVCRDGNIIMVDDDRMRLLPGEVPERKMVRFRTLGCYPLSGGVFSGAVTLEEIIEETLRSVASERTSRVIDKDGGSASMEKRKKEGYF from the coding sequence ATGAGCGGATTATCACATCTGGACGAGTTGGAGGCGGAGGCGATCTATATCATCCGTGAGGTGGCGGCGGAATGCGAGAAGCCGGTAATGCTGTATTCGATTGGCAAGGACAGTTCGGTTATGCTGCACCTGGCGATGAAAGCGTTTTATCCGGAGAAACCACCGTTTCCGTTTTTACATATTGATACCACATGGAAATTTCGGGAGATGATCGATTTTCGGGATCGCATCGCCGGAGAGAAGGGAATTGAGATGCTCGTCTATACGAATGAGGAAGGGATCAGACAGGGCATCAATCCTTTTGACCATGGCGCGGCTTATACGGATATTATGAAGACACAGGCTTTGAAACAGGCACTTGATCTGTATGGATTTACGGCGGCCTTCGGCGGTGGCCGCAGAGACGAGGAAAAAAGCCGGGCCAAGGAACGGCTCTTCTCGTTTCGTAATGCCGCTCACGCCTGGGACCCGAAAAACCAGCGGCCGGAAATGTGGAAGCTGTACAATACAGAAATCAGAAAGGGAGAGAGTATCCGGGTGTTTCCGATCTCGAACTGGACGGAAAAAGACATCTGGCAGTATATCCGGCGGGAGGCGATTGACATTGTTCCGCTCTACTTTGCAGCAGAACGTCCTGTCGTCTGCCGGGACGGGAATATTATCATGGTCGATGATGACAGAATGCGCCTTTTACCGGGCGAGGTCCCGGAGCGAAAGATGGTCCGCTTCCGGACACTCGGCTGCTATCCGCTGTCGGGTGGGGTTTTTTCCGGGGCGGTGACGCTTGAGGAGATCATTGAAGAGACGCTGCGCTCGGTGGCATCCGAGCGGACAAGCCGTGTCATTGATAAGGACGGCGGCTCTGCGAGTATGGAAAAACGAAAGAAAGAAGGTTACTTCTGA
- the cysC gene encoding adenylyl-sulfate kinase: MKGLLKFITCGSVDDGKSTLIGHMLYDAKLLFADQEQALALDSKVGSRGGFIDYSLLLDGLTAEREQGITIDVAYRYFTTQNRSFIVADTPGHEEYTRNMAVGASFADLAVILVDASQGILLQTRRHARICALMGISHFVFAVNKMDLVHYDETRYEQVTKDVRILAADLDLEHVTVIPVSATEGDNVTQTSENMRWYKGDTLLGVLESVDLDEENMEQGFVMPVQRVCRPDHRFRGFQGQIECGTIETGEEIVVLPSREQAAVQAIYKADQRVAKAQAGCPVTIQLDREIDVSRGCVFVRDTKLYTAALFTASLLWMDESPLVEGRGFLLKTGTKKVPAIVMKVKYKIDVNTGVHLPVKQLYKNELAVCDIAASETIVFDRFRSHRSVGSFIMIDRVTNMTSACGVIEHALRRSENVVWQELDISREMRAGKMGQKPVTLWFTGLSGAGKSTLANEIEKRLHVSGNHTMLLDGDNVRMGLNQNLGFTEQDRIENIRRVAEVARLMNDAGLIVLTAFISPYRSDRERARAVIGDDSFLEVYVSTPLDVCERRDVKGLYQKARSGEIPNFTGISSPYEPPSHAQIEIDTSALTLEEAAEKVMAEIRQYIKQ, encoded by the coding sequence ATGAAGGGACTGCTGAAATTTATTACGTGTGGCAGTGTGGACGATGGGAAGTCTACGCTGATCGGACATATGTTATATGATGCTAAGTTATTGTTTGCCGATCAGGAACAGGCGCTGGCGCTTGACAGCAAAGTTGGAAGCCGCGGCGGTTTTATCGACTATTCTCTGCTTCTTGACGGACTGACGGCAGAGCGGGAGCAGGGGATCACGATCGATGTGGCCTATCGGTATTTTACGACGCAGAACCGTAGTTTTATCGTGGCTGATACGCCGGGGCATGAGGAGTATACGCGGAATATGGCCGTCGGTGCATCCTTTGCCGATCTGGCGGTCATCCTGGTTGACGCATCGCAGGGAATTTTATTACAGACGAGGCGCCATGCCCGGATCTGTGCGCTCATGGGTATCTCGCACTTTGTGTTTGCAGTTAATAAAATGGATCTCGTTCATTATGATGAGACACGTTATGAACAGGTAACGAAAGATGTCCGTATTCTGGCGGCAGATCTGGATCTGGAGCACGTGACGGTGATTCCGGTCTCCGCTACAGAAGGCGACAATGTGACACAAACATCGGAAAACATGAGATGGTACAAGGGGGATACGCTCCTGGGGGTTCTCGAATCGGTGGACCTTGATGAGGAGAACATGGAACAGGGTTTTGTAATGCCAGTTCAGAGAGTCTGCCGGCCTGATCATCGGTTCCGGGGATTTCAGGGACAGATCGAATGCGGGACAATCGAGACAGGAGAAGAGATTGTCGTACTGCCGAGCCGTGAGCAGGCTGCAGTGCAGGCAATCTATAAAGCGGACCAAAGAGTGGCCAAGGCGCAGGCGGGATGTCCGGTGACGATACAGCTTGACAGAGAGATTGACGTTTCCCGCGGCTGTGTGTTTGTCAGAGATACAAAGCTGTATACGGCGGCACTGTTTACCGCATCGCTGCTATGGATGGATGAGAGCCCGCTTGTAGAGGGCAGGGGATTCCTGTTAAAGACAGGAACCAAGAAGGTCCCTGCGATTGTCATGAAAGTGAAATACAAGATTGATGTCAATACAGGGGTGCATCTGCCCGTAAAGCAGTTATATAAAAATGAGCTGGCGGTCTGTGACATTGCGGCCTCTGAAACGATCGTGTTTGACCGGTTTCGGAGCCACAGATCGGTGGGCAGTTTTATTATGATTGACCGGGTTACCAATATGACTTCGGCCTGCGGCGTCATCGAACATGCGCTCAGACGATCTGAAAATGTCGTGTGGCAGGAACTGGACATCTCCCGGGAAATGCGTGCAGGTAAAATGGGACAGAAACCGGTGACACTGTGGTTTACAGGACTATCGGGCGCAGGGAAATCGACACTGGCCAACGAGATCGAAAAGCGTCTTCATGTAAGTGGAAACCATACGATGCTGCTGGATGGGGACAACGTGCGGATGGGACTCAATCAGAATCTCGGATTTACGGAACAGGACCGGATTGAAAACATCAGAAGAGTGGCGGAGGTAGCCAGACTGATGAATGATGCGGGACTGATTGTGCTTACGGCATTTATTTCCCCTTACCGGAGTGACAGAGAGCGGGCCAGAGCGGTCATTGGAGATGACAGCTTCCTGGAAGTCTATGTGAGTACACCGCTGGATGTGTGTGAACGGCGCGACGTGAAAGGACTGTATCAGAAGGCGAGAAGTGGAGAGATTCCGAATTTTACGGGAATATCCAGCCCTTATGAGCCGCCGTCGCATGCACAGATCGAGATCGACACGAGTGCCCTCACGCTGGAAGAGGCGGCTGAGAAGGTGATGGCAGAGATACGACAATATATAAAACAGTGA
- a CDS encoding glycosyltransferase yields MNYNKDETKISVIITTRNRRYEAARALRSVFAQTVAADEIIIVDDGSVDGTREYIASLYLGTYQYFYNTTAKGTGSSRNTGIRAAKGDLIAFLDSDNEWDSRKLERFRQAAAADQNADLFCSRYRQHREFSTVILPEPVSGRTLTVREELSLHNPAEASATMYRREFLEKLHGFSETDGIDLDRDLLRRAVEMMDVNIHKIDDVLSENWVMYDCLSERGGRYLQEWEKLPRTGQSVAEMEKKNYALGFTAGAFDLFHIGHLNLLRRCGEQCDRLMVGVMTDEFIEHQKGRKPFVPLAERMEIVQSVRYVDEVVPVDFHNTVKPDAWTLYHFDVCFSGDDHAHEEGFQREQRRLRELGSDMVFFPYTKQTCSTKIKSLIDQKLV; encoded by the coding sequence ATGAATTATAACAAGGATGAAACAAAAATCTCAGTTATCATCACCACACGTAACAGACGCTATGAAGCGGCGCGTGCACTTCGCAGTGTATTTGCGCAGACAGTAGCTGCGGATGAGATTATCATTGTCGATGATGGGTCGGTCGACGGGACAAGAGAGTACATAGCGTCTTTGTATTTGGGAACTTACCAATATTTTTACAATACGACTGCGAAGGGGACGGGGAGCAGCAGAAATACAGGGATCCGGGCGGCGAAAGGAGACCTGATCGCTTTTCTTGACAGCGACAATGAGTGGGACAGCAGGAAACTGGAACGTTTCCGGCAGGCAGCGGCCGCGGATCAAAATGCGGACCTGTTCTGTTCCAGATACCGACAGCATAGGGAATTTTCCACAGTGATATTACCGGAACCGGTCAGTGGGAGAACGCTGACTGTCAGAGAAGAGCTCTCACTGCACAACCCGGCCGAGGCTTCCGCAACCATGTACCGGCGGGAATTTCTGGAAAAACTGCATGGGTTTTCGGAAACAGATGGTATTGACCTTGACCGGGATCTTTTGAGGCGTGCGGTGGAGATGATGGATGTCAATATTCATAAGATTGATGACGTCTTATCGGAAAACTGGGTGATGTATGACTGCCTTTCGGAGAGGGGCGGGAGATATTTACAGGAGTGGGAAAAACTGCCGCGAACAGGTCAGAGCGTAGCGGAAATGGAAAAGAAGAACTATGCGCTGGGGTTTACGGCGGGCGCGTTCGATCTGTTTCATATCGGGCATTTGAATTTGCTGAGAAGATGCGGGGAGCAGTGTGACCGTCTGATGGTCGGGGTGATGACTGATGAATTTATCGAACATCAAAAAGGCCGCAAACCTTTCGTGCCTTTGGCGGAACGGATGGAGATTGTGCAGTCTGTTCGTTATGTAGATGAAGTCGTTCCGGTTGACTTTCACAATACGGTAAAGCCAGATGCCTGGACACTGTATCATTTTGATGTCTGTTTTTCAGGAGACGACCATGCGCATGAAGAGGGATTTCAGAGAGAGCAGCGAAGGCTGCGGGAATTGGGATCTGATATGGTATTTTTCCCCTATACAAAGCAGACATGCTCTACCAAAATAAAATCGTTGATTGATCAGAAGCTGGTATGA